AAGTACGTGGTGCGGTAACGCGGCGGCACCGCGGCGAAGTCCAGGCCCGCCTCGCGCAGCGCGGCGGCTTCGGTGGCGAGGATGTCACCGGCCTGCGGCAGGCGGTCCGCCGGCAGCTGGTGCAGGTACTGGTCGAGCATCGCCGCGCCGAGGTACTCGGTGGTGGCGAAGCCCTGGTTGAACTGGGCGGCGGCGGTGACCTTGTCCAGCAGCGCCTGCGGCATCGGCTCGCCGGTCTCGTAGTGCTTGGCGTAGTTGGCGAGGATCGACGGCCAGTCGGCCCACATCTCGTTGACCTGCGACGGGAACTCGACGAAGTCGCGCGGCACGCTGGTGCCGCTGAAGTACGGGTAGGCCACGTCCGAGAACATGCCGTGCAGGGCATGGCCGAACTCGTGGAACATCGTGGTGACCTCGTCCCAGGTCAGCAGCGTCGGCTCGCCTGCCGGCGGCTTGGTGATGTTCTGGTGGTTGGCCACCACCGGCCTGGTGCCCATCAGCTCCGACTGCGACACGTACGAGTTCATCCACGCGCCACCGCGCTTGGAGTCACGCGCATACGGGTCGAAGATGAAGATCGCGAGCTTGCTGCCGTCCTTGTCGAACACGTCGTATACGCGCGTGTCGGGGTGGTACAGCGGCAGGTCGGTGCGGTGCTTGAAGGTGATGCCGTAGAACTCGGTGGCGGCGTGGAACACGCCGTTCTCGAGCACGTTGACCATCTCCAGGTACGGCTTGAGCTGCGACTCGTCGAAGTCGTACTTGGCCTGGCGCACCTTCTCGGAATAGAAGGCCCAGTCCCACGGCTCGAGCTTGAAGGTCGGCTCGCCCTTGGCAGCCTGTTCCTGGTCGATCATCGCCTGCAGCTCGGCGGCCTCGCGGCGCGCGTTGGCGACCGCCGGCGGGGCCAGCTGGCGCAGCATGCTGTTGACCGCTTCCGGCGTCTTCGCGGTTTCGTCGGCCAGCACGTAATGCGCGGTGGTCGGGAAGCCGAGCATGCCGGCGCGTTCGGCGCGCAGCTTCAGCACCTGCGCGACGATCTCGCGGTTGTCCCACTGGTTGCCGCGCGCGCCGCGCACCACCGAGGCTTCGTGGATGCGCTGGCGCAGGTCGCGGTTGGTCAGCTGCGACAGCGGCGGCTGGCCGGTGGTGTTGAGCAGGGTGACGACGTACTTGCCGTCATGGCCGCGGGTCTTGGCGGCATTGGCGGCGGCGGTGATCTGCTGCTCGGTCAGGCCGTCGAGTTCTTCGCGGGTGTCGACCACGACTGCGGAGTCATTCACCTCGGCCAGCACGTTCTGGCTGAAGGTGGTGCCCAGGCGTGCCAGCTCGGCGTTGATTTCCTTCAGACGGGTCTTCTGGCCCTCGTCGAGATCGGCACCGGCGCGGACGAAATCGTTGTAGTAGCGCTCGACGAGGCGGGTGCCCTGCGCATCGAGGCCGAGCGAGGCGCGACCTTCGTACAGCGCTTCGATGCGCTCGAACAGCTTCGGGTTCAGCGTGATCGCATCGCGGTAGGCAGCGAACTTCGGCGAGTACTCGGCCTGCAGGCGCTTGCGCTCGTCATTGGTGTCGGTACCGACGAGGTTGAAGAACACCCGCGTCGCACGGCCCAGCAGCTGCCCGGCCTTCTCCATCTCGAGGATGGTGTTCTCGAAGGTAGGCGCTTCGGGGTTGTTGGCGATGCGCTCGATCTCGGCCAGGTGCTCGCGCATGCCGGCATCGAATGTGGGAGCGAAGTGCTCGTCGCGGATCTGGTCGAACTGCGGGTACTGCAGGTCGAGCGGGCTGACCTGGGCGAACGGGTTGGCCTGTCGCGCTTCGGAGGAGACGGCCTGCTGCGGGGCGGCCGTCTGGGCGAAGGCGGGGGCACCGAGGCCGGCGATGGCGGCGGCGAGCGCGAGGCTGAGCGGGTGCTTCATGCGGCGGGTTCCTGCTACGTCGGAATCCCCAAGAATATCCCACCGCTCCTGACCGGGACCCATGACCATCGGCACGGGCGCGCAGGGAACCGATGTTCCGGCAGCGCGCGGCGCGCGCCGACAGGCGATCAGCGGACGATCGTCACCGGCACGTCGGCCTGCGCCAGCACCTTGCCCGAGACCGAGCCCAGCAACATGCCGGACACCGCGCCGCGGCCGTGCGAGCCCATCACGATCACGTCGGCGCGGGCCTTGCGGGCGACGTCGAGGATGGTGGCGGCGATGTCGCCGACCTCGCGACGTTCCTTGAATTCGACCTTGGCGCGGGTGAGCGTCTTCACCGCGGCATCGATCATCGCTGCGTGGGATTCCGCATGGTGGCGCGCAGCGGCTTCGGCGCCGATCTTGCGCTCGACGCCGGGAAACAGCTCCGGGTTCACCGCCACCAGGGTGATCTGCGGCTTCTCGCTCGCGCGGGCGAGCTTGATCGCGAACTTGACGGCACGCTGGCTGATTTCGCTGCCATCCACGGCGACGACGATCTTCATTGCGGAGCTCTCCTGGCGAGTGCCGGAATTGTAATCGCAAGCCGGCAATGCATGGAACGCGCCACCGCGCAGCGTCAGCGTTCGACGAACGCGCGCTCGAACACGTACTGGCCCGGGGTGCCGATGCGCGGGGCGGCAGCGAAGCCGCGGCCGTCGAGCAGCGCGCGGAAGTCGGCCAGCATCTGCGGGCTGCCGCAGACCATCGCGCGATCGTGCTCGGCGTCCAGCGCCGGAAGGCCCAGCTGTTCCATCATCCGTCCGCTGCCCATCAGTGCGGTCAGCCGACCCTGATGGTCATCGCCGTTGAACGCGAAGGCCTCGCGGGTGACCGCCGGGTAGTACAGCAGCCTGGCGCTGATCTGCTCGCCAAGGAACTCGTGTTGCGGCAGTTCGCGGGTGAAGTAGTCGCGATAGGCGAGGTCGGCCTCGTGGCGCACGCCGTGGCAGACGATCACGCGTTCGAACCGCTCGTAGGTTTCCGGATCCTTGACCACCGACAGCCACGGCGCGAGGCCGGTGCCGGTGCCCAGCAGATAGAGATTGCGGCCGGGGTGCAGGTCATGGATCAGCAGGGTGCCGGTCGGCTTGCGGCCGATAAGCACCTGGTCGCCGGGCCGGATGTCCTTCAGCCGCGAGGTCAGCGGGCCGTCGGGCACCTTGATGCTGAAGAATTCCAGCTGTTCTTCCCAGTTGGCACTGGCGATGGAATACGCGCGCAGCAGCGGCTTGCCGTCCACCATCAGCCCGATCATCACGAACTGCCCGTTCTCGAAACGGAAGCCGTCATCGCGGGTGGTGGTGAAGCTGAAGTAGTCGTCGGTCCAGTGGCGGACGTCGAGGACCGTCTCGGTGCCGAAAGCGGAAGACATGCGCGGGGAGTGCCGTGGGGAGAACCGCATATTCTATCCGATGGGAACCATTCTCATCGAACCTGCACGGCGCCGATGGCAGCCTGCGGCAATGGACACGCTGTGGACGATCGGTCATTCGACGCGGACGCTCGAGGAGTTCGTCGCCCTGCTGCACGACGCCCGCATCACCTGCGTGGCCGATGTGCGCCGCTATCCGGGTTCCCGGCGACACCCGCATTTCGCGGCGGAGGCACTGGCCGAAAGCCTGCACGCCCACGGCGTCGGGTTCATGCCGATGCCGGCACTCGGCGGCCGACGTCGCCCGCGTCCGGATTCACCACATACGGCGTGGCGCAACACCAGCTTCCGTGGCTACGCGGATTACATGGACACACCGGCATTCGGCGCGGCGCGCGAGCACCTGATGGAGGTGGCCCGCGGTACCCGCACCGCGGTCATGTGCGCCGAGGCGATGTGGTGGAGCTGCCACCGCAGCCTGATCTCCGACGATTTCAAGGCGCGCGGCTGGACGGTCATCCACCTGATGGGACCGGGCAAATCGCAGGAGCACCCGTGGACCGGCGCCGCGCGCATCGTCGATGGGCGGCTGGACTACAGCGCACCCGAGGATGCGCAGCAGAAGCTTGAGCTGTGAAACGCCTGCAGGCACCTCTCTCCCCGACCGCTCCCGCGGGACACCTTCTCCCATAGACGGGAGAAGGCCGAAAGCAGCCTCAGCGGTAGCCCGCCGCCTGCAGCTCGAACAACTCCGCGTAGCGTCCGCCTGTCGCCATCAGCTGCTCGTGGGTGCCGCTGGCTTCCAGCCGGCCCTGTTCGAGCACCAGGATGCGGTCGGCCATGCGCACGCTGGAGAAGCGGTGCGAGATCAGCACCGCGGTGCGCTGGTGCGACAGCTCCTTGAAGCGGCGGAACACCTCGTACTCGCTGCGCGCATCGAGCGCGGCGGTGGGTTCGTCGAGGATCATCACCTGCGCATCGCGCATGTAGGCGCGGGCGATGGCGATCTTCTGCCACTGGCCGCCGGAGAGGTCCACGCCGGTCTTGAAGCGGCGGCCGATCAGCTGGTCGTAACCACCGGGCAGGGCATCGATCACCTCGTCCGCCATTGCCCGGCGTGCCGCGTCGACGATGCGCTCGCGATCATCCATCGAGCCGATCTGGCCGACGCCGATGTTCTCCGCCGCGGTGAGGTGGTAGCGCACGAAGTCCTGGAAGATCACCCCGATATTGGCGCGCAGGTCGTCGAGGTCGTAGTCACGCAGGTCGCGGCCGTCGAGCAGGATGCGGCCCTCGTCGGGGTCGTACAGCCGTGCCAGCAGCTTGACCAGGGTGGTCTTGCCGGCGCCGTTCTCGCCGACCAGCGCCAGCACTTCGCCCGCGCGCAGCTCGAAATCCAGGTGGCGGACCGCCCAGCGTTCGGCATCGGGATAGCGGAAGCCGACGTTCTCGAACACGAAGCCATGGCTGACCGGTCGCGGCACCGGCACCGCGTCGGGCTTCGAGCGGATCTCGGGTTCGATGGCGAAGAACGAGAACAGGTCGTCGAGATACAGCGCCTGCCCGGCGACCTGCGAGAAGCCCACCAGCAGGCCTTCCAGCAACTGCCGCAGGCGGCGGAAGCTGCCGGCGAGGAAGGTGAGGTCACCGATCGAGAAGTCGCCGCGGATGGTGCGCCAGACGATATAGGCGTAGGCCACGTAATAGCCGAGCGTGCCGAGCGAGGAGAGCAGCGTGCCCCACACGGCCCGGCGGCGGGCAAGCGCGCGGTTGGCGCCGTAGAAGCCGTCGGCCAGCGTGCGGTAGCGGTCGATCAGGAAGCGGTGGAGGTCGAAGATCTTGACCTCCTTCGCGCTCTCCACGCTGGCGCCGGTCTGGCGCACGTACTCCAGCTGCCGGCGCTCCGGCGTCCACTGGAAGTTGAGGGTGTAGCCCAGCGCGTTGAAATGCGATTCGCCGATGAAGGCCGGCAGCAGCGCCACCGCCAGCAGCAGGATCAGCCACGGCGCGTAGATCAGCAGGCCGGCGGCGAAGCTCGCCACGGTGATGATGTCCTGCACCTGGCCGAACAGCTGCCCGAGCAGGCTCATCCGCCCCATCGTCTGCCGGCGCGCGCGGTCGAGCTTGTCCTGCAGCTCCGGATCCTCGAAGTCCTCGAGGTCCAGGGTGGCCGCGTGCTCCATCAGCCGCACGCTGGTGGCGTTGGTGAACAGCTCCGACAGCAACCCTTCCGCGTAGGACACCAGCCGCCCCAGCAGGTCGGACAGCACCGCCAGGCCGAATTCGGCCAGCACCAGCCACAACAGGTAGTCGAGCTGGCCACTGTCCCAGGCCTGGCCAAGGTCGACGAAGCCCAGGCCCAGCCCGACCAGACGCACGACCTCGTCGATGATCAGCTTGCCGATATAGAGCATCAGCACCGGCATCACCGCACGGACCAGGCGGATGCCGAGGCTGGTCAGCGTGAGCGTGGGGCTGGTGGCCCAGACCTGGCGCAGGAAGGGCGGCAGGTTGCGCATCGCATTGAAGCGTTCGCGCAGGGTGGGTTGCGGGCGGGACGGGGCGGTTCGGGGGTCTGCAGGCATCGCGTGATTCTGCCGTTGCGGATGTGGTCGTGGTGGTCACGATGCCGCCGTGCACCCCGGCCGGCGCATCCGGCCATCCGCGTATACTCGCCTGTGGCGCCGCCCTGCGCGGCTCCGTGACCCAGCAGGATCAACGCGTTACCGGCTGTTCCCAAGCCGGATTCTCACCCATGGAGCGGCCGCGCCCTGCGCCGGCCCACGAGGCAACCGTCCGCCGCATGCGCCTGTCCACGATCAAGCTCGCCGGATTCAAGTCCTTCGTCGACCCCACCACGCTGCACCTGCCGACCAACATGACCGGCGTGGTCGGCCCCAACGGTTGCGGCAAGTCGAACATCATCGACGCCGTGCGCTGGGTGATGGGCGAGAGCACCGCCAGCCGCCTGCGTGGCGACTCGCTGACCGACGTGATCTTTTCCGGCTCGACCGCGCGCAAGCCGGTCTCGCAGGCGATGGTCGAGCTGATCTTCGACAACTCCGACCACACCATCACCGGCGAGTACGCCTCGTTCAACGAGATCTCGGTCAAGCGCACGGTGAGCCGCGACGGCCAGAGTGCGTACTACCTCAACGGCACCAAGGTGCGCCGGCGCGACATCACCGACCTGTTCCTCGGCACCGGCCTGGGCCCGCGCAGCTACTCGATCATCGAGCAGGGGATGATCAGCCAGATCATCGAGGCGCGGCCCGAGGACCTGCGCGTGCATCTCGAGGAGGCGGCCGGCATCTCCCGCTACAAGGAGCGGCGCAAGGAAACCGAGACGCGCATCCGCCACACCCGCGAGAACCTCGACCGCCTCAACGACCTGCGCGAGGAAGTGGGCAAGCAGCTGCAGCACCTGGCGCGGCAGGCCAAGCAGGCCGAGCAGTACACCGCGATCCAGGCCGAGCGGAAGATCCGCGACGCCGAATGGAAGGCGCTGGAATTCCGCACCCTCGACCGCGAACTGCAGGCCTTGCGCGAAGGCCTGGCGCAGGAGGAGACGCGGCTCGAGCAGCTGATCGCCGAGCAGCGCGACGCCGAGCGCCGCATCGAGACCGGCCGCGTGCGCCAGCACGAAGCCGCGGACACGCTGGCGAAGGCGCAGGCCGGCGTCTACGAGGTGGCCGGCACGCTGGCCCGCATCGAGCAGCAGATCGCCCACCAGCGTGACCTGTCCGCCCGCCTGCACCGCGCCCGCGACGAGACCGCCAACGCGCTCGCCGAACTCGGTGGCCATATCAGCGGCGACCAGCAGCGGCTGGATGCGCTGCGCGCAAGCATCGTCGACGCCGAACCGCGGCTCGAGGCCCTGCGGGCCGAGGACGAGACGCGCCAGGACATGCTGCGCGAGGCCGAGGCGGCGCTGGCCGACTGGCAGCAGCGCTGGGAAACCCATGGCCGCGAGTCCGCCGAGGCCGCGCGTGCGGCCGAAGTCGAGCGCACCCGCGTCGACTATCTCGACCGGCAGGCACTGGAAGGCGACCGTCGCCGCGAGCAGCTGCAGAACGAGCGCGCCGGGCTGGATCTCGACGCACTCGCCGAGGCATTCGCCGGCATCGAACAGCGCCACGAGGAACAGCGCACCGCGCTGGACAGCCTTGGCGAGGACGTCGAACTGCGCAAGCAGGCAGCACTCGAGCTGCAGGACGAGCAGCGGCGCGCACAGGACGAACTGTCGGAGCTGCGCAAGCGCGCCCAGGAAGCACGCGGCCGGCTGTCGTCGCTGGAAACCCTGCAGCACGCAGCCCTCGGCCAGGAGCAGGGCGCCGCGGTGGAGTGGCTGCGCCGGCAGGGGCTGGATTCGTCCGCCCGCGTCGGCGAGCGGCTGCAGGTCGAGCCGGGCTGGGAAAACGCCGTCGAAGGCGCGCTTGGCCAGCTGATCGAAGGCGTGCTGGTCGAGTCGCCCGAAGCACTGGTGCAGGCGCTGGCTGACCTCGGCGAAGGCCGCCTCGCGCTTGTTTCAGCGGAGGACGGCGACGCCGCTTTCGCGCCGACCTCGCTGGCGGCCAGGGTGCGCGGCCCACTGGCGATCCGCCGCCTGCTGGCGCGCCTGCACGCGGCCGAGACGCTGGCAGAGGCGCGCGCATTGCAGGCCACGCTGCCCGAGGGCGATTCGGTCATCACCCGCAATGGCGAGCGCTTGGGTGCGGGTTGGGTGCGCGTGCTGCGTTCCGGCGCGGCCAAGCAGGGTGCGCTGCTGCGCGAGCGCGAGATCCAGTCGTTGCGTGCCGAGATCGCCAGCCTGCAGGAGCGCGAGGGCGAGCTGGAGGCGGCCGCTGCACAGCGTCGCGAGCGGCTGCTGGCCGCCGAACAGGCGCGCGAGGAAGCGCAGCGCCAGCTCTATGTCGCCCACCGCAGCGCATCCGAACTCGCCGGCCAGTTGCAGAGCCAGCAGGGCCGGCTGGATGCGGCACGCAACCGCATCACCCGCGTCGACCAGGAGCTGGACGAACTCATCGCCACGCTCGACAGCTCGGCGACGCAGTCGCGCGAGGCGCGTGGCCGGCTGGAGGACGCGATCGGCCTGATGGCGGGTCACGAACAGGCGCGGCAGGCGCTGGAAGCCGAGCGCACGGCGCTGGCACAGGCCCGCGATGCCGCACGCGATGCCGCACGCGCGTCGCGCGATGCGGCGCACGCACTGGCGCTGAGCCTGGAATCGCAGCGTGCACAGATCGCCGGGCTTGCGCAGGCGCTGGATCGCATGGGCGCGCAGCGTGGCCAGCTCGACAGCCGGCTGGAGGAGATCGCACTGCAGCTCGCCGACGGCGATGCGCCGGTCGGTGACCTCGAGGAACAACGCCAGTCCGCACTGGAACAACGCGTGCTCGCCGACAACGCGCTGGCTGCGGCACGCTCTGCGCTGGACGGCATCGAACACGAGTTGCGCGCATTCGAACAGACCCGCCAGCAGCGCGACGCGCATGCGCTGGCCCAGCGCGAGGCGATCTCGCAGCGCAGGCTCGACCAGCAGGCGCTGGTGATCCGCGCCGACCAGCTGCGTGCGGCTGTCGTCGAAGCGGGCTACGAGATGGACGCGGTGCTGGCCAACGTGGCCGATGACGCCAGCGCCCCGGCATGGGAAAAGATGGTCGCCGACTTCGACGGCCGCCTGCGCCGGCTCGAGCCCGTGAACCTCGCCGCGATCCAGGAGCACGCCGAGGCCGCGCAGCGCAAGGAATACCTCGACAGCCAGGATGCCGACCTCAACTCGGCGCTGGAAACGCTGGAAGACGCGATCCGCAAGATCGACCGCGAAACCCGCGGCCGCTTCAAGGACACCTTCGACCGCGTCAATGCCGGCGTGCAGGAACTCTATCCGCGCCTGTTCGGCGGTGGCCATGCCTACCTCGAACTCACCGGCGAGGACCTGCTCGATACCGGCGTGACGATCATGGCGCGCCCGCCGGGCAAGCGCGTGTCCAGCATCTCGCTGCTGTCGGGTGGCGAGAAGGCGATGACCGCGGTGGCGCTGGTGTTCGCGATCTTCCGCCTCAATCCCGCGCCGTTCTGCCTGCTCGACGAGGTCGACGCGCCGCTCGACGAGGCCAACGTCGGCCGCTTCACCGCGATGGTGTCGGAGATGAGCGAGCAGGTGCAGTTCCTGTTCGTCACCCACAACAAGGCGACGATGGAAGCCGCGCACCAGCTCAGTGGCGTTACCATGCGCGAGCCCGGCGTCAGCCGGCTGGTTTCGGTGGACCTTGCCGAGGCGGCGCGCCTGGCCGGCGCGGCCTGACGGCCGAGGCGGCGCGCGATTGGCGCGGCCTCATGGTCCATTCCGCACGCCGGCCGCGGCCGGCGTGCACCGATGACGAGCAAGGGAGATAGCGCGATGTCCGATGTGTGGCTGATGCGGATCGGCATTCTGGTTGCAGGCGCGATCCTGCTGGCGGCCATCTGGTACTTCGGCACCCGCCCACGCCAGGGCGGGCAGGGCAGGCGGGTACGCACCGACGAACGCAATGGCGAGCGCGATCGCATGGAGCCCACGCTGGGCGCGCAGATCGAGCAGGAGCTCGACGCCGCCGGCAACGGCACCGACACCGCGCGCGAGCCCGAGGAACTCGACCTGTTCGACGATGCGGTCGGCGAGCCGGCCACGCCGAACGCCGAACTCGGGCGGCGTGTCAGCGACGACTTCGACAAGATCGTGACCCTGTACATCGCCGCGCGTGCGGGCGAGGTCCTGCGCGGCCCGGACATCGTCGTGGCCGCCGAGAAGGCGGGCCTGACCTACGGCCACATGAACGTGTTCCACCGCCTCGTGGAAAGTCATCCCGAGCGCGGCCCGATCTTCAGCGTGGCCAATATCCGCAAGCCGGGCAGCTTCGAGATGTCGGAGATCCAGGCGCTGGAGACCCCGGCGATCGCATTCTTCCTGACCCTGCCGGCGCCGGTGAGCGCGCTCGATGCGTGGGAAAAGATGCTGCCCACCGCACAGCGGATGGCCGAGCTGCTGGAAGGCGTGCTGCTCGACGAACAGCGCAACGCGCTCGGGCGCCAGCGCGTCGCCCACATCCGCGACGAACTGCGTGCCTACGACCGCCAGAACGAAGCCCCGCCGGTCACCCGCAGCCCGCGCTGGTAGGCCGTGCGCGTTCGAAACAGTTGTTCGGCACGCATGATCAGATCGAGCGCGTACTGACCCTTCTCCCGCTTGCGGGAGAAGGTGGCGCGAAGCGCCGGATGAGGGCAGCGCGCCCGGGCTGTCATTTCGGGCCGCATCGGTGTCGCCCGGCCAACCATCGGTGGCAAAAGCACAGTCTCTGGATCCCCGCCTTCGCGGGGATGACGAGCGGGTGGGTGGTGCGCGTCCGAAACCAGCGTTCCGTCATCCCTTTGGAATCGTCGGTATCCACGCCGACTCGCAAGGCAATGCCCACCCCCGCCGCTTAGAATTCCCCGATGGCCAAGTCCCCCAGCGAGCGCATCGACGAACTCCGACGCCTGATCGAAGACGCGAACCACCGCTATTACGTCCTCGATGACGCGTCGATTCCTGACGGCGAATACGACGCCCTCATGCGCGACCTGGAGGCACTCGAGGCCGCGCACCCGGACCTGGTCACCGCGGATTCCCCGACCCGCACCGTCGGCACGCGACCCGATGCCGGCTTCGCCGAGGTCCGCCATGCGATCCCGATGCTGTCGCTGGCGAACGCGTTCGAGGATCCCCAGGGCGGCGACGACGACCGCATCCGCTACCGCGAGGTCGCCGAATTCGAACGCCGCATCGAGGAGCGGCTCGGCACCCGTGCACCGCGCTTCTCGGTCGAGCCCAAGCTCGATGGCCTCGCCATCAGCCTGCGCTACGAGGATGGCGTGTTCGTGCAGGGCGCGACCCGCGGCGATGGCGCGACCGGCGAGGACGTGACCGTCAACCTGCGCCAGGTGCGCGCGGTGCCGTTGCGGCTGCGCAACACCGGCGCACCGCCGCCGGCGCTGCTCGAGGTGCGCGGCGAGGTGTACATGCCGCGCAGGGAATTCGAGGCCTGGAACGCGCGCGCGCTGGAGCGCAACGAGCGCCTGCTCGCCAACCCGCGCAACGGCGCGGCCGGATCGCTGCGCCAGCTCGACCCGGCAGTCACCCGGCGCCGGCCGCTTGCGTTCTTCGCCTATGGCATCGGCGCGGTGGACGGGCTCGAACTGCCCGAGACCCACTCCGAAACACTGGCACTTCTGCGCGGCTATGGGTTCCCGGTCGCGGCGGAGGTCGACACCGCAACCGGCTTCGAGGGCCTGATCACCTACTACCGCCGCATCGGCGCGCTGCGTGACGCGCTGCCGTATGACATCGACGGCGTCGTCTACAAGCTCGATCGCTACGACCAGCAGCGCACGCTGGGCTTCGTCTCACGCGCGCCGCGCTGGGCGCTGGCGCACAAGTACCCGGCACAGGAACAGGCCACGCAGCTGCGCGCCATCGAGATCCAGATCGGTCGCACCGGCGCGGCCACGCCGGTGGCGCGGCTGGACCCGGTGCAGGTGGCCGGCGTCACCGTCACCAATGCCACGCTGCACAACGCCGACCAGATCGCACGGCTCGACGTGCGCGAAGGCGATAGCGTGATCGTGCGCCGCGCCGGCGACGTGATCCCGGAAATCGTGCGCGTCATCGACGAGCGTCGCCCGGCCGGAAACGTGCCGTGGACGATGCCCGAAGCCTGTCCCGTGTGCGGGTCGGACCTCGTGCGCGAGGAGGGCGAGGCGGTGTTCCGTTGCACCGGCGGACTCGCCTGCGCCGCGCAGCGGCGCGAAGCGCTCCGGCACTTCGCCTCCAGGCGCGCGCTCGACATCGAAGGCCTGGGCGAGAAGCAGGCCGATGCGCTGGTGGAATACGGATTCGTCGAATCGCTGGCCGACCTCTATGCGCTCGATGTCGCCGACCTCGTACGCATGAAGGTGGCGATGGACGCGGCGACCGCCGCCGACCTGCTGCAGCTGGTGGACGACAGCCGCGGTGCGCTGTCGCTCGACGCGTCCACGCGCGCGGCGCTGGCGCAGGAGCCGCCGCAATGGCGACGCGCGGAGTTCCTGCGCGCGCACCTCGCCGTGGACACGGGCAGCGGCCGCGTGGCGACGAAGTGGGCGGAGAACCTGGTCGCCGGCATCCACGCCAGCCGTCGCACCACGCTGCCGCGGTTCCTGTTCGCGCTGGGCATCCCGCATCTGGGAGAGACCACGGCGAAGACGCTCGCGACATGGCTGGGTTCGCTGGACTTCATCCGCACCACGCCGGCGCTGCTGCTGCGGGCGCTGCCGGACATCGGTGGCGAGGTCGCGCGCTCGATCGCCACGTTCTTCGAACAGCCGGGCAACGTCGCGGTCGTCGATGCGCTGCTCGCCGCCGGCATCGTGTTCGAGGACGAGGGCGCGCCTGATCCGGGCCTGCACGAGCGCCTGGACCTTGCGCACCTGCTGTCGACGCTTCCGGTCAACAAGCTCGGTGGCAAGAGCGCCGAACGCCT
This portion of the Luteimonas yindakuii genome encodes:
- a CDS encoding M3 family metallopeptidase: MKHPLSLALAAAIAGLGAPAFAQTAAPQQAVSSEARQANPFAQVSPLDLQYPQFDQIRDEHFAPTFDAGMREHLAEIERIANNPEAPTFENTILEMEKAGQLLGRATRVFFNLVGTDTNDERKRLQAEYSPKFAAYRDAITLNPKLFERIEALYEGRASLGLDAQGTRLVERYYNDFVRAGADLDEGQKTRLKEINAELARLGTTFSQNVLAEVNDSAVVVDTREELDGLTEQQITAAANAAKTRGHDGKYVVTLLNTTGQPPLSQLTNRDLRQRIHEASVVRGARGNQWDNREIVAQVLKLRAERAGMLGFPTTAHYVLADETAKTPEAVNSMLRQLAPPAVANARREAAELQAMIDQEQAAKGEPTFKLEPWDWAFYSEKVRQAKYDFDESQLKPYLEMVNVLENGVFHAATEFYGITFKHRTDLPLYHPDTRVYDVFDKDGSKLAIFIFDPYARDSKRGGAWMNSYVSQSELMGTRPVVANHQNITKPPAGEPTLLTWDEVTTMFHEFGHALHGMFSDVAYPYFSGTSVPRDFVEFPSQVNEMWADWPSILANYAKHYETGEPMPQALLDKVTAAAQFNQGFATTEYLGAAMLDQYLHQLPADRLPQAGDILATEAAALREAGLDFAAVPPRYRTTYFSHIMGGYAAGYYAYIWSEVLDANTVKWIEDNGGLTRANGDRLRATLLSQGGSKDALQLFRDFSGAEPDIAPLLVKRGLAGSADDSAAPDAGNPEPVNR
- a CDS encoding universal stress protein; protein product: MKLARASEKPQITLVAVNPELFPGVERKIGAEAAARHHAESHAAMIDAAVKTLTRAKVEFKERREVGDIAATILDVARKARADVIVMGSHGRGAVSGMLLGSVSGKVLAQADVPVTIVR
- a CDS encoding ferredoxin--NADP reductase; translation: MSSAFGTETVLDVRHWTDDYFSFTTTRDDGFRFENGQFVMIGLMVDGKPLLRAYSIASANWEEQLEFFSIKVPDGPLTSRLKDIRPGDQVLIGRKPTGTLLIHDLHPGRNLYLLGTGTGLAPWLSVVKDPETYERFERVIVCHGVRHEADLAYRDYFTRELPQHEFLGEQISARLLYYPAVTREAFAFNGDDHQGRLTALMGSGRMMEQLGLPALDAEHDRAMVCGSPQMLADFRALLDGRGFAAAPRIGTPGQYVFERAFVER
- a CDS encoding DUF488 family protein, whose translation is MGTILIEPARRRWQPAAMDTLWTIGHSTRTLEEFVALLHDARITCVADVRRYPGSRRHPHFAAEALAESLHAHGVGFMPMPALGGRRRPRPDSPHTAWRNTSFRGYADYMDTPAFGAAREHLMEVARGTRTAVMCAEAMWWSCHRSLISDDFKARGWTVIHLMGPGKSQEHPWTGAARIVDGRLDYSAPEDAQQKLEL
- a CDS encoding ABC transporter ATP-binding protein, with amino-acid sequence MPADPRTAPSRPQPTLRERFNAMRNLPPFLRQVWATSPTLTLTSLGIRLVRAVMPVLMLYIGKLIIDEVVRLVGLGLGFVDLGQAWDSGQLDYLLWLVLAEFGLAVLSDLLGRLVSYAEGLLSELFTNATSVRLMEHAATLDLEDFEDPELQDKLDRARRQTMGRMSLLGQLFGQVQDIITVASFAAGLLIYAPWLILLLAVALLPAFIGESHFNALGYTLNFQWTPERRQLEYVRQTGASVESAKEVKIFDLHRFLIDRYRTLADGFYGANRALARRRAVWGTLLSSLGTLGYYVAYAYIVWRTIRGDFSIGDLTFLAGSFRRLRQLLEGLLVGFSQVAGQALYLDDLFSFFAIEPEIRSKPDAVPVPRPVSHGFVFENVGFRYPDAERWAVRHLDFELRAGEVLALVGENGAGKTTLVKLLARLYDPDEGRILLDGRDLRDYDLDDLRANIGVIFQDFVRYHLTAAENIGVGQIGSMDDRERIVDAARRAMADEVIDALPGGYDQLIGRRFKTGVDLSGGQWQKIAIARAYMRDAQVMILDEPTAALDARSEYEVFRRFKELSHQRTAVLISHRFSSVRMADRILVLEQGRLEASGTHEQLMATGGRYAELFELQAAGYR